The genomic window ataatgtttccacctccatgtttgacggtggggatggtgttattggggtcataggcagcattcctcctcctccaaacacggcgagttgagttgatgccaaagagctcgattttggtctcatctgaccacaacactttcacccagttctcctctgaatcattcagatgttcattggcaaacttcagacgggcctgtatatgtgctttcttgagcagggggacctgttgggcgctgcaggatttcagtccttcacggcgtagtgtgttaccaattgttttcttggtgactatggtcccagctgccttgagatcattgacaagatcctcccgtgtagttctgggctgattcctcaccgttctcatgatcattgcaactccacgaggtgagatcttgcatggagccccagtccgagggagattgacagttattttgtgtttcttccatttgcgagtaatcgcaccaactgttgtcaccttctcaccaagctgcttggcgatggtcttgtagcccattccagccttgtgtaggtctacaatcttgtccatgacatccttggagagctctttggtcttggccatggtggagagtttggaatctgattgattgcttctgtggacaggtgtcttttatacaggtaacaagctgagattaggagcactccctttaagagtgtgctcctaatctcagctcgttacctgtataaaagacacctgggagccagaaatctttctgattgagagggggtcaaatacttatttccctcattaaaatgcaaatcaatttataacatttttgacatgcgtttttctggatttttttgttgttattctgtctctcactgttcaaataaactgaccataaaaattatagactgatcatttctttgtcagtgggcaaacgtacaaaatcagcaggggatcaaatacttttttccctcactgtatgtattgtaatCTTTCTCAACTTTTACAATCCGCTTGTAATTTCATAAAAACGCTCCTATCTTTGCCATATTTGTCTGGCATACCTTGGATTTCACTATGGTGTCATCTTAACTTTTTATAAatgatgtatttatttttctgcTGATGATTGCTCCATGCAGTGATCAAGTTGCAGAGCGTGTCTTTAAGGAGCAGGGGATACTCGTCTTGATTCCCTATTTTGTTTTTCACTCCCATCACCCAACTGCAGTCGTTGACCCTGTTGGAGAACCTATTAAAGACAGGCTCAGACCGCGTTCTGAATACAATGAAGGACAACATCTACATTGTGAAAGCACTAACAGAGTTCCGTTTCCAGGACAAGGATGGGAAAGATCAGGTACTAAAGCTTGCTAAATGCAAACCAACTCCTCTGATATGCAAGTTCCATCTCCAAGGTATTCTTTTTGAAGCCTCCCCACTTGAGAAATGAACTGTGAGCGAATTTACGTATTCATAATAATTAGCATAACTTTATGATTAGTATGTTCAGAAAATCTCCAGTGAAAGTGCTTTGTAGAACAGGAATAGGCTTAAACTGATCTGGGAAACCAGTCCAAAAGTGAGTGAGGCTTGAAGTATCTGCCTCTACTAACATCTAAGCTAACACAGTGCTTTGCCATGCATACACTGACTGATATTGAGCTTTCCTATACTAATTCTGCACAGTTACGCTTAGGGAGCCCCATGCTCCAGAAAGAGAGCTACCTAGTGGTACATACTAATGATGTCTGCTCATGCTATCCTTCACAGGGGGTGAACGTGAGGGAGAAGGCCAAGGTAGTACTGGTTCTTATGGAGGACGACGAGAAACTAAAGGAAGAGCGAGAGTTTGCGCTCAAGACCAGAGACAAGATCTCAAAGAACGCCACTGGTGCACATTAGAGAGCACACACTCTACATTTAAGAGACTTCATTTGACCATTTCCCTTAAAACATTCttggaaaacaataaacaatttCCTGAATTGAAAACTGAATTGACCCCCAACCCTGCTTGCCATAATGATGTATCTCATCATGCTATACTATATCTTATCGTGCTCTTCCCACAGCCTCCTCAGACGACCCCAACGACCCCAAGGACCCCAACTACAAGCCAGTGTATGTCCCAGGAGCCACCGGGCTCCCCTCCCTGGCCAATATCCCGTCTGTGGCTGACCTCGCCGCCAGCTTTGAGGCCAAGAAGCAAGAAAAACTGAGACTAGAGGCCCAGAAaaaagaggaggaaagaaggGTAAGTATTACATTTCAATAGTCTGATTTCTCCCTTTATTTGGACTTTCAAAGACACCTTCAGTAAAGGATTGTACACTTAGGACATTTTGGATCATCTACCAAATAAATGTGTGTTTGGCATCATGATTGTCCAATCACTTATGTAATTGCAGTCAAAGATGACCAAGGAAGAGCTTGAATGGGAGGATGCCGCCAAAGCAGGAAAGGTTGCTGACGCCTTTGGCGGGGCAGATGAACCATCAGAGGAGGATGCATGGGGTGCAGCAGCCAAAGCACCCGCTCCTGATCCTTGGGGGGGTGCGTCCAAAGCTCCATCCGAGGATGCATGGGGTGCAGCATCTAATGCTACAACAGAAGAAGCAGATCCTTTTGCGGTGCCAGCCAGTGCCCCAACAGATGGTTCAGATCCTTTTGCGGCTCCAAAAGATGGTTCCGATCCATTTTCTGCACCATCCAATGCACCATGTAAAGTTGAAGCTGATCCGTTTGGGGCACCAAAAGATGATCCCTTTTCAGCACCATCAAATACACCAAAAGGTGTTTCCGATCCGTTTGGGGCACCAAACGATGATCCCTTTTCAGCACCATCAAATACACCAAAAGGTGGTTCCGATCCGTTTGGGGCACCAAAAGATGATCGCTTTTCAGCACCATCCAATACACCAAAAGGTGGTTCCGATCCATTTGGGGCACCAAAAGATGATCCCTTTTCAGCACCATCCAGTACACCAAAAGATGGAGACGATCCATTTGGGGCACCAAAAGAGGATCCATTTTCGGCACCATCCAATATGCCAAAAGACGATTCCGATCCTTTTGGGGCCCAATTGAATACCCCAACAAAAGGTGCTGATCTTTTTAGGGCACCATCTAGTCCACCAACCGAGGCTTCAGATGCGTGGGGTGCTCCATCCAATCCACCGTCCGAAAAGAAGGCTGATCCCTGGGGAGATGAG from Coregonus clupeaformis isolate EN_2021a chromosome 17, ASM2061545v1, whole genome shotgun sequence includes these protein-coding regions:
- the LOC121586409 gene encoding epsin-1 isoform X2, coding for MTSSMLRRQLKNLVQNFSEAEVKVREATSNDPWGPSSSQMADISDLTYNVVACNEIMTMLWKRLKDDKNWRHIYKSLTLLENLLKTGSDRVLNTMKDNIYIVKALTEFRFQDKDGKDQGVNVREKAKVVLVLMEDDEKLKEEREFALKTRDKISKNATASSDDPNDPKDPNYKPVYVPGATGLPSLANIPSVADLAASFEAKKQEKLRLEAQKKEEERRSKMTKEELEWEDAAKAGKVADAFGGADEPSEEDAWGAAAKAPAPDPWGGASKAPSEDAWGAASNATTEEADPFAVPASAPTDGSDPFAAPKDGSDPFSAPSNAPCKVEADPFGAPKDDPFSAPSNTPKGVSDPFGAPNDDPFSAPSNTPKGGSDPFGAPKDDRFSAPSNTPKGGSDPFGAPKDDPFSAPSSTPKDGDDPFGAPKEDPFSAPSNMPKDDSDPFGAQLNTPTKGADLFRAPSSPPTEASDAWGAPSNPPSEKKADPWGDERTTAASPPTNPFGDGSKADDDAWGPPASTPPTASDPWGAPAAPTDTASTGDPWGDGGAFTTTDTMNSDPWGAPSNGTDNGAAADENNKSPASFLGAGASLVNIDSLLSSKPKHPPLDVHAKQQSKDG
- the LOC121586409 gene encoding epsin-1 isoform X1; protein product: MTSSMLRRQLKNLVQNFSEAEVKVREATSNDPWGPSSSQMADISDLTYNVVACNEIMTMLWKRLKDDKNWRHIYKSLTLLENLLKTGSDRVLNTMKDNIYIVKALTEFRFQDKDGKDQGVNVREKAKVVLVLMEDDEKLKEEREFALKTRDKISKNATASSDDPNDPKDPNYKPVYVPGATGLPSLANIPSVADLAASFEAKKQEKLRLEAQKKEEERRSKMTKEELEWEDAAKAGKVADAFGGADEPSEEDAWGAAAKAPAPDPWGGASKAPSEDAWGAASNATTEEADPFAVPASAPTDGSDPFAAPKDGSDPFSAPSNAPCKVEADPFGAPKDDPFSAPSNTPKGVSDPFGAPNDDPFSAPSNTPKGGSDPFGAPKDDRFSAPSNTPKGGSDPFGAPKDDPFSAPSSTPKDGDDPFGAPKEDPFSAPSNMPKDDSDPFGAQLNTPTKGADLFRAPSSPPTEASDAWGAPSNPPSEKKADPWGDERTTAASPPTNPFGDGSKADDDAWGPPASTPPTASDPWGAPAAPTDTASTGDPWGDGGAFTTTDTMNSDPWGAPSNGTGLISSFSTDNGAAADENNKSPASFLGAGASLVNIDSLLSSKPKHPPLDVHAKQQSKDG